A single Paratractidigestivibacter faecalis DNA region contains:
- a CDS encoding HAD family hydrolase — MKDYTEDRDLSDIKLLAVDMDLTLLASDGSLPPHMDERIDALAEAGVLFCPASGRPAPTLQMMFPAHKDSIAFCADNGGWVIYQGRTAFRDLIRPELWHEVLDFAAADGNCAPVLCAFDKAYVLERDRQFHEDIYKYYKDIHYVGSFDEVDDEADKVTIFFPDYDAEPRFASVYEPRFGSRLYVTNAGREWIDFMNLGVSKGSGVAHLCRQLGIGLADAAAVGDTYNDIPMLSAVGHSFVVANAEEHMHAHADYLVPSNDDHGVATLIDAILAAKGR; from the coding sequence GTGAAGGACTACACCGAGGACAGGGACCTGTCCGACATCAAGCTTTTGGCCGTTGACATGGACCTCACGCTGCTGGCAAGCGACGGGAGCCTGCCGCCGCATATGGACGAGCGCATTGACGCGCTTGCCGAGGCGGGCGTGCTCTTCTGCCCGGCGAGCGGCAGGCCCGCACCAACGCTGCAGATGATGTTCCCCGCGCACAAGGACAGCATCGCCTTCTGCGCGGACAACGGTGGCTGGGTCATCTACCAGGGGCGCACTGCCTTCCGCGACCTCATCAGGCCCGAGCTCTGGCACGAGGTGCTGGACTTTGCCGCCGCCGACGGCAACTGCGCCCCGGTGCTCTGCGCGTTTGACAAGGCCTACGTCCTGGAGCGTGACCGCCAGTTCCACGAGGACATCTACAAGTACTACAAGGACATCCACTACGTGGGGAGCTTCGACGAGGTGGACGACGAGGCGGACAAGGTCACGATCTTCTTCCCCGACTACGACGCCGAGCCGCGCTTTGCCAGCGTCTACGAGCCGCGCTTTGGCAGCCGTCTCTACGTCACCAACGCCGGGCGCGAGTGGATCGACTTCATGAACCTGGGCGTGAGCAAGGGCTCCGGCGTGGCGCACCTCTGCCGCCAGCTGGGCATTGGCCTTGCGGATGCCGCCGCCGTGGGCGACACCTACAACGACATCCCCATGCTCTCGGCCGTGGGCCACAGCTTTGTGGTGGCCAACGCCGAGGAGCACATGCATGCCCACGCCGACTACCTGGTGCCCAGCAACGACGACCACGGCGTGGCCACCCTCATCGACGCCATCCTCGCCGCCAAGGGGCGGTAG
- the rnhA gene encoding ribonuclease HI, whose translation MQVTCWSDGSSRGNPGPGGYGTVLRYVDPAGGVHEREFSHGYRRTTNNRMELMGAIVGLEALRRPCTVTMVTDSQYVVNAFRQHWISGWIKRGWKTASKQPVKNVDLWKRLLAAAEPHDVNWQWVKGHAGHPENERCDALATAAADDREGRTEDAGFID comes from the coding sequence ATGCAGGTGACCTGCTGGTCGGACGGGTCTTCTCGCGGAAACCCGGGGCCGGGAGGCTACGGCACGGTGCTGCGCTACGTGGACCCTGCCGGCGGCGTGCACGAGCGCGAGTTCAGCCACGGCTACCGGCGCACCACCAACAACCGCATGGAGCTCATGGGCGCCATCGTAGGCCTGGAGGCGCTGCGGCGCCCCTGCACCGTGACCATGGTCACGGACTCCCAGTACGTTGTCAACGCCTTCAGGCAGCACTGGATCTCCGGCTGGATCAAGCGCGGCTGGAAGACGGCCAGCAAGCAGCCGGTCAAGAACGTCGACCTCTGGAAGCGGCTGCTTGCGGCCGCGGAGCCCCACGACGTGAACTGGCAGTGGGTGAAGGGTCACGCGGGGCATCCCGAGAACGAGCGCTGCGACGCGCTGGCCACGGCCGCCGCGGACGACCGCGAGGGACGCACCGAGGACGCCGGGTTTATCGACTAG
- the polA gene encoding DNA polymerase I — MPDRRTIAVIDGNSLMHRAFHAIRQPMSAPDGRSTNALFGFFNMFIKLVDTFRPDGVICAFDKGKPRVRMEMLPQYKAQRPPMDPALHEQFPMVKELLGALDVPVCELEGWEGDDILGTLARRGEAAGYEMLLFTGDRDMYQLATESVKIVSTKKGVSDVVIMTPESVDDLYHGITPELVPDFYGLKGDASDNIPGVPGIGPKKAAALIVQYGNLDEIIAHADEVKGKMGENLRAHVDDALLSRKVATIRTDAPIELDLADARFPTFDPARVVAAFSALGFTGMTSRLAKLSGASAADVAAAAGAASAAEKDVPAPAALDLPRVVTGADAEAALAAAMEAGAWVGCSLDDDRAAGALFGLGHTLWAATEGALCRFDGAAADDALERLFRQGRLAAAGVKDLLHALCPMDSAESARLACADVDPKRIWDVSVAAYLLESDASDFDAEALCERHLGCPLPEPEAAAGSQAASGADDAPTRAAYAAEVARLLVPVLGDALAKDGSAELFSAIEMPLLPVLAQMEREGLSVDPSILATQSAELGAEISAMVDKIHAAAGEDFNLDSPMQLSHVLFDVLGLPTKGLKKTSRGFYSTNAKVLGDLARDHEVVAEVLEYRERAKIRSTYLDALPALVRGDGRIHTTLNQTVAATGRLSSSDPNLQNIPTRSELGHRVRQAFTVPEGSVFLACDYSQIELRLLAHLSGDEHLVAAFNSGADFHAATAARVFGVPVDEVTPQLRSRAKAVNFGIVYGQQAYGLATSLKIPRAEAQEMIDRYFDAYPGVRAYLDESVRLAHERGWATTMYGRKRHIKEFRQKNKQLIAFGERTAMNHPMQGTAADIIKIAMVQVERRLREEGLASRLVLQIHDELDLEVPVGELEAASELVRSTMEGVAQLKVPLIAEVSYGSNWAEAK; from the coding sequence ATGCCAGACAGAAGGACCATCGCCGTCATAGACGGCAACTCGCTCATGCACCGCGCGTTCCACGCCATTCGCCAGCCCATGAGCGCGCCGGACGGGCGCTCCACCAACGCGCTCTTCGGCTTCTTCAACATGTTCATCAAGCTCGTCGACACCTTCCGGCCCGACGGCGTCATCTGCGCCTTCGACAAGGGCAAGCCGCGCGTCCGCATGGAGATGCTGCCCCAGTACAAGGCCCAGCGCCCGCCCATGGACCCCGCGCTTCACGAGCAGTTCCCCATGGTGAAGGAGCTCCTGGGCGCCCTTGACGTGCCCGTCTGCGAGCTCGAGGGCTGGGAGGGAGACGACATCCTGGGCACCCTGGCCCGCCGCGGCGAGGCCGCCGGCTACGAGATGCTGCTCTTCACCGGCGACCGCGACATGTACCAGCTGGCCACGGAGAGCGTCAAGATCGTCTCCACCAAGAAGGGCGTCTCGGACGTGGTCATCATGACCCCGGAGAGCGTGGACGACCTCTACCACGGCATCACGCCGGAGCTGGTGCCGGACTTCTACGGCCTCAAGGGAGACGCCTCCGACAACATCCCCGGCGTGCCCGGCATTGGCCCCAAGAAGGCGGCCGCCCTCATCGTGCAGTACGGCAACCTCGACGAGATCATAGCCCACGCGGACGAGGTCAAGGGCAAGATGGGCGAGAACCTGCGCGCCCACGTGGACGACGCCCTGCTCAGCCGCAAGGTGGCGACCATCCGCACGGACGCGCCCATCGAGCTGGACCTGGCCGACGCCAGGTTTCCCACCTTCGACCCGGCCCGCGTGGTGGCGGCGTTCTCAGCCCTGGGCTTCACCGGCATGACGAGCCGCCTGGCCAAGCTCTCCGGCGCAAGCGCCGCCGACGTGGCCGCCGCAGCCGGCGCCGCGTCCGCAGCCGAGAAGGACGTGCCGGCGCCCGCCGCCCTTGACCTGCCGCGCGTCGTCACCGGCGCGGACGCCGAGGCCGCGCTTGCCGCCGCCATGGAGGCCGGCGCCTGGGTGGGCTGCTCGCTTGACGACGACCGCGCGGCCGGCGCCCTCTTTGGCCTGGGACACACCCTCTGGGCCGCCACCGAGGGCGCGCTCTGCCGCTTTGACGGCGCCGCCGCGGACGACGCGCTGGAGCGGCTCTTCCGCCAGGGGCGCCTGGCCGCCGCCGGCGTGAAGGACCTTCTCCACGCGCTCTGCCCCATGGACTCCGCCGAGTCTGCCCGCCTGGCCTGCGCAGACGTTGACCCCAAGCGCATCTGGGACGTCTCCGTGGCCGCCTACCTGCTTGAGTCCGACGCCTCCGACTTTGACGCCGAGGCCCTGTGCGAGCGCCACCTGGGCTGCCCCCTGCCCGAGCCAGAGGCCGCCGCAGGCAGCCAGGCCGCGTCCGGCGCCGACGACGCCCCCACCCGCGCCGCCTACGCCGCCGAGGTGGCCCGTCTGCTGGTGCCCGTGCTTGGGGACGCCCTTGCCAAGGACGGCTCGGCCGAGCTCTTCTCCGCAATAGAGATGCCGCTTCTGCCCGTGCTGGCGCAGATGGAGCGCGAGGGCCTCTCCGTCGACCCGTCCATCCTGGCCACCCAGTCCGCCGAGCTCGGGGCGGAGATCTCTGCCATGGTGGACAAGATCCACGCGGCCGCAGGAGAGGACTTCAACCTGGACTCCCCCATGCAGCTCTCCCACGTGCTCTTTGACGTGCTGGGGCTTCCCACCAAGGGCCTCAAGAAGACTTCGCGCGGGTTCTACTCCACCAACGCCAAGGTGCTGGGAGACCTCGCGCGCGACCACGAGGTTGTGGCCGAGGTCCTGGAGTACCGCGAGCGTGCCAAGATCCGCTCCACCTACCTGGACGCGCTGCCGGCCCTGGTGCGTGGGGACGGCCGCATCCACACCACGCTCAACCAGACCGTGGCCGCCACGGGCCGCCTCTCCAGCTCCGACCCCAACCTGCAGAACATCCCCACCCGCTCCGAGCTGGGCCACCGCGTGCGCCAGGCCTTCACGGTGCCTGAGGGCAGCGTGTTCCTGGCCTGCGACTACTCCCAGATCGAGCTGCGGCTGCTCGCCCACCTCTCCGGAGACGAGCACCTGGTGGCGGCCTTCAACAGCGGCGCGGACTTCCACGCCGCCACCGCCGCGCGCGTCTTTGGCGTGCCGGTGGACGAGGTCACGCCGCAGCTACGCAGCCGCGCCAAGGCCGTGAACTTTGGCATCGTGTACGGACAGCAGGCCTACGGCCTGGCCACCTCGCTCAAGATTCCCCGCGCGGAGGCACAGGAGATGATCGACCGCTACTTTGACGCCTACCCGGGCGTGCGCGCCTACCTGGACGAGTCCGTCCGCCTGGCGCACGAGCGCGGCTGGGCCACCACCATGTACGGCCGCAAGCGCCACATCAAGGAGTTCAGGCAGAAGAACAAGCAGCTCATTGCCTTCGGCGAGCGCACGGCCATGAACCACCCCATGCAGGGCACGGCCGCAGACATCATCAAGATTGCAATGGTTCAGGTGGAGAGGCGCCTGCGCGAGGAGGGGCTTGCCTCCCGCCTGGTGCTGCAGATCCACGACGAGCTTGACCTCGAGGTACCCGTAGGCGAGCTCGAGGCCGCAAGCGAGCTCGTGCGCTCCACCATGGAGGGCGTGGCCCAGCTCAAGGTCCCCCTCATCGCCGAGGTGAGCTACGGCAGCAACTGGGCGGAGGCAAAGTAG
- a CDS encoding response regulator transcription factor, whose protein sequence is MRRLLVVEDDAAIRDGIVCLLRRNGYAAAAVTDFADVAGQILAAAPDLVLLDLNLPGVDGGFICREVRASSQVPIIAVTSRDTDMDELVTLSAGADDFVTKPYNEQVLLARISSVLKRSYGEGAAASARISVRGVTLDTARCEVSFEGRTAELTKNELRILALLMRSAGSVVSRQRIQEELWESDDFVDDNTLTVNVSHLRQTLGRIGVEGFVGTRRGLGYIVE, encoded by the coding sequence ATGAGAAGGCTGCTAGTGGTTGAGGACGACGCCGCCATCAGGGACGGCATTGTCTGCCTGCTGCGCCGCAACGGGTACGCTGCGGCCGCCGTGACGGACTTTGCCGACGTTGCCGGCCAGATTCTTGCCGCGGCCCCCGACCTGGTGCTTCTTGACCTCAACCTGCCGGGCGTGGACGGCGGTTTCATCTGCCGGGAGGTGCGCGCCTCAAGCCAGGTGCCCATCATCGCCGTCACCAGCCGCGACACCGACATGGACGAGCTGGTGACGCTGTCTGCCGGCGCGGACGACTTCGTGACCAAGCCCTACAACGAGCAGGTGCTTCTCGCCCGCATATCCTCGGTGCTCAAGCGCAGCTACGGCGAGGGGGCGGCCGCCTCGGCGCGCATCAGCGTGCGCGGGGTCACGCTGGACACCGCCCGCTGCGAGGTTTCCTTCGAGGGGCGCACGGCCGAGCTCACCAAGAACGAGCTGCGGATACTCGCGCTTCTCATGCGCTCGGCGGGCTCCGTGGTGAGCCGGCAGCGCATCCAGGAGGAGCTCTGGGAGTCCGACGACTTCGTGGACGACAACACCCTCACCGTCAACGTGAGCCACCTGCGGCAGACGCTCGGCCGCATCGGCGTGGAGGGCTTTGTCGGCACCAGGCGCGGCCTGGGCTACATCGTGGAGTAG
- a CDS encoding sensor histidine kinase, with protein sequence MSLATYLRDRLPSAFVRAAALGLVVLALAAYGVESGVLAFVTVAFLAGEATALLLDFWRRRGFYRRLDRTMEGLGEHGVGYLAPELTQEPSTLEEAAFLDALRRASKSMADQVAAMRAEQRDYRDYVETWVHEVKTPIAAGRLVAANNPGPATDAMDAELGRIEGYVEQALYYARSTTLDRDFQVREVELSDVVRAALRRNARTLIDARVTPELGELGLTVSADPKWVEFMLGQLMGNAAKYRREDGEAGRLRLWAERRQTGMDAWETLLFVEDDGVGIPPEDLGRVFDRGFTGSNGRRYARSTGMGLYLVRELAGKMGLAVGIDSEQGHWTRVTLAFPASARRS encoded by the coding sequence GTGTCGCTTGCGACCTACCTGCGGGACCGGCTGCCCTCGGCCTTCGTGCGTGCGGCGGCGCTGGGACTGGTCGTGCTGGCGCTTGCCGCCTATGGCGTGGAGTCCGGCGTGCTGGCGTTCGTGACCGTGGCCTTCCTGGCGGGAGAGGCCACGGCGCTGCTGCTGGACTTCTGGCGGCGGCGGGGCTTCTACCGGCGGCTTGACCGCACGATGGAGGGGCTTGGCGAGCACGGCGTGGGCTACCTGGCGCCCGAGCTCACCCAGGAGCCGTCCACGCTGGAGGAGGCCGCCTTCCTGGACGCGCTGCGCCGCGCCTCCAAGTCCATGGCCGACCAGGTGGCCGCCATGCGCGCCGAGCAGCGCGACTACCGCGACTACGTGGAGACCTGGGTCCACGAGGTGAAGACCCCCATAGCCGCCGGCCGCCTGGTGGCCGCCAACAACCCAGGGCCCGCGACCGACGCCATGGACGCTGAGCTGGGGCGCATCGAGGGCTACGTCGAGCAGGCGCTCTACTACGCCCGCTCCACCACCCTTGACCGCGACTTCCAGGTGCGCGAGGTGGAGCTTTCCGACGTGGTGCGCGCGGCGCTGCGGAGAAACGCGCGGACGCTCATCGACGCGCGCGTGACGCCCGAGCTGGGCGAGCTCGGCCTCACCGTGAGCGCCGACCCCAAGTGGGTGGAGTTCATGCTGGGGCAGCTCATGGGCAACGCCGCCAAGTACCGCCGCGAGGACGGGGAGGCCGGGCGCCTGCGGCTGTGGGCCGAGCGCCGGCAGACGGGCATGGACGCCTGGGAGACGCTGCTCTTCGTGGAGGACGACGGCGTGGGCATCCCGCCCGAGGACCTGGGGCGCGTGTTTGATCGCGGCTTCACCGGCTCCAACGGCCGCCGCTACGCCCGTTCCACCGGCATGGGCCTCTACCTGGTGCGCGAGCTTGCCGGCAAGATGGGCCTGGCCGTGGGCATAGACTCCGAGCAGGGCCACTGGACCCGCGTGACCCTCGCCTTTCCCGCCAGCGCCCGCCGCTCCTAG
- a CDS encoding ABC transporter ATP-binding protein, whose product MAPSTSSSPSTSSVPALRVQAVEKYYGSRENVTRALDGISLDVARGEFVAVMGPSGSGKTTLLNCISTIDRPSAGHILVDGQDVCDLRRGELARFRRERLGFVFQDANLLDTLTARENIALALTINHVAPREVSARVEAVAARLQISEVLDKMPHEMSGGQRQRVACARAIVCDPALVLADEPTGALDSRNSRKLLECLTQMNEAGATIIMVTHDSFAASYAHRALFIKDGRLFNELSRGAAPRGRFFDQIMDVVSFLGGEDGDAA is encoded by the coding sequence TTGGCACCTTCGACCTCATCCTCACCTTCGACCTCAAGCGTCCCCGCCCTGCGCGTGCAGGCGGTGGAGAAGTACTACGGAAGCCGCGAGAACGTCACCCGCGCCCTGGACGGGATCTCGCTCGACGTGGCGCGGGGGGAGTTCGTGGCCGTCATGGGCCCGTCCGGCTCGGGCAAGACCACGCTGCTCAACTGCATCTCCACCATCGACCGCCCCTCGGCCGGCCACATCCTGGTTGACGGCCAGGACGTCTGCGACCTGCGTCGCGGCGAGCTGGCGCGCTTCCGCCGCGAGCGCCTGGGCTTTGTCTTCCAGGACGCCAACCTGCTGGACACCCTGACCGCGCGCGAGAACATCGCCCTGGCGCTCACGATCAACCACGTGGCCCCGCGCGAGGTCAGCGCCCGCGTGGAGGCCGTGGCCGCCCGCCTGCAGATCTCCGAGGTCCTGGACAAGATGCCGCACGAGATGAGCGGCGGCCAGCGCCAGCGCGTGGCCTGCGCCCGCGCCATCGTGTGCGACCCGGCGCTGGTCCTGGCCGACGAGCCCACCGGCGCCCTAGACTCTCGTAACTCCCGCAAGCTCCTGGAGTGCCTCACGCAGATGAACGAGGCCGGCGCCACCATCATCATGGTCACGCACGACTCCTTTGCGGCCAGCTATGCCCACCGCGCGCTCTTCATCAAAGACGGCCGCCTCTTCAACGAGCTCTCCCGCGGCGCCGCCCCGCGCGGCCGCTTCTTCGACCAGATCATGGACGTCGTGAGCTTCCTTGGAGGGGAGGACGGAGATGCTGCCTAA
- a CDS encoding ABC transporter permease produces MLPKIALGNVRKSLRDFSVFFITLVFGVCVFYAFASINDQTAVIDLNELQSAAVATVTRMLSGVSLFVAVILGFLVVYANRFLVRRRKREFGIYLTLGMGRAQVAAIMVMETLAVGVAALVVGLALGVLLSQVMMYVTANLFEATIPGFAFVFSPRAALSTLVCFAAIFALSLLLNVREVSRYKLIDLINADKVSEKVKVRCLPVSVVLFVVSLVLMGVAYRTLLDNGIMSDKFGLATALVTVGTALFFFSVSGFLLRFLQGRPGVYLRGLNAFTLRQLNSRVNTAWVSITLVCAMLFVAICGVCTGFSVSRGLSDALEKGSPYDASISAYPRGLMIAGMDDADYDLPEVNEEAASDGFDMVAGMRRKVSDWDDIVSASAQVNQYMPFGFQGGISQRWAYETTSYAADATLDEVLGQNDSRFAFVRVSQYNALRALLGEKPVELGRDECLVWSDFAPLDGFWEAFIEQHPGFEALGTTLHPRGMAHETLYNTSAASVTGVFVVADEVLPADLVPSVTSLDVTYSGSVEECEQRFQDACEKACGPANSRGVEAWPVCFMETRQAIADSTVGLTVVTTYLAIYIGVILLISCASVLSIQQLSAVADDVSRYRVLAELGAEPAQIRRALMVQVGVYFVFPLVVAVCHAACALTSINGLISLMTGFDISNALVATVLFVLALYGGYYLLTYQTSKAMVLRPAMR; encoded by the coding sequence ATGCTGCCTAAGATCGCGCTCGGAAACGTCCGCAAGTCCCTGCGGGACTTCTCCGTCTTCTTCATCACCCTGGTCTTTGGCGTCTGCGTGTTCTACGCCTTTGCCTCCATCAACGACCAGACCGCCGTCATCGACCTCAACGAGCTGCAGTCCGCGGCGGTCGCCACCGTCACGCGCATGCTCTCGGGGGTCTCGCTCTTCGTCGCCGTCATCCTCGGGTTTCTCGTCGTGTATGCCAACCGGTTCCTCGTGCGGAGGCGCAAGCGAGAGTTTGGCATCTACCTCACGCTGGGCATGGGTCGCGCCCAGGTGGCGGCCATCATGGTCATGGAGACGCTTGCCGTGGGCGTGGCGGCCCTGGTGGTGGGCCTCGCGCTGGGCGTGCTCCTCTCTCAGGTCATGATGTACGTCACGGCCAACCTCTTTGAGGCCACCATCCCGGGCTTTGCCTTTGTCTTCTCGCCGAGGGCGGCGCTCTCTACGCTGGTGTGCTTTGCGGCGATCTTTGCCCTGTCGCTCCTGCTCAATGTGCGCGAGGTCTCCCGCTACAAGCTCATCGACCTCATCAACGCGGACAAGGTCAGCGAGAAGGTCAAGGTGAGGTGCCTGCCCGTCTCGGTGGTGCTCTTTGTGGTCTCGCTCGTCCTCATGGGCGTGGCCTACCGCACGCTGCTCGACAACGGCATCATGTCCGACAAGTTTGGCCTGGCCACGGCCCTGGTCACGGTGGGCACGGCTCTGTTCTTCTTCAGCGTCTCCGGCTTCCTGCTGCGCTTCCTACAGGGCCGTCCCGGCGTCTACCTGCGCGGCCTCAACGCCTTCACGCTGCGCCAGCTCAACAGCCGCGTGAACACGGCCTGGGTCTCCATCACGCTGGTCTGCGCCATGCTCTTCGTGGCCATCTGCGGCGTGTGCACGGGCTTCTCGGTGAGCCGCGGCCTTTCCGACGCGCTGGAGAAGGGAAGCCCGTATGACGCGTCGATCAGCGCGTACCCCAGGGGCCTGATGATCGCGGGCATGGACGACGCCGACTACGACCTGCCCGAGGTCAACGAGGAGGCGGCGTCAGACGGCTTTGACATGGTGGCCGGCATGCGCCGCAAGGTCTCCGACTGGGACGACATCGTCTCTGCGTCCGCGCAGGTCAACCAGTACATGCCGTTCGGGTTCCAGGGCGGGATCTCCCAGCGGTGGGCCTACGAGACCACGAGCTACGCGGCCGACGCCACGCTTGACGAGGTCCTGGGGCAGAACGACTCCCGCTTTGCCTTTGTCAGGGTCTCCCAGTACAACGCCCTGCGCGCCCTTCTCGGCGAGAAGCCCGTGGAGCTGGGACGGGACGAGTGCCTGGTCTGGAGTGACTTTGCGCCGCTCGACGGCTTCTGGGAGGCGTTCATCGAGCAGCATCCCGGCTTCGAGGCACTGGGGACCACGCTTCACCCGCGGGGCATGGCCCACGAGACGCTCTACAACACTTCCGCCGCCTCGGTGACGGGCGTCTTCGTAGTAGCCGACGAGGTCCTTCCCGCCGACCTGGTGCCTTCCGTGACCAGCCTGGACGTCACGTATTCCGGTTCCGTCGAGGAGTGCGAGCAGCGCTTCCAAGACGCCTGCGAGAAGGCCTGCGGACCCGCCAACTCGCGTGGCGTGGAGGCTTGGCCGGTGTGCTTCATGGAGACCCGCCAGGCCATTGCCGACAGCACCGTGGGCCTCACGGTGGTGACCACCTACCTGGCCATCTACATCGGCGTGATCCTGCTCATCAGCTGCGCCTCCGTGCTGTCCATCCAGCAGCTCTCCGCCGTGGCCGACGACGTGAGCCGCTATCGCGTGCTGGCCGAGCTCGGAGCCGAGCCCGCCCAGATCCGCCGCGCGCTCATGGTGCAGGTGGGCGTGTACTTCGTCTTTCCGCTGGTGGTGGCCGTCTGCCACGCGGCCTGCGCGCTCACCAGCATCAACGGCCTGATCTCGCTCATGACGGGCTTCGACATCAGCAACGCCCTGGTGGCCACGGTGCTCTTCGTGCTGGCGCTCTATGGCGGCTACTACCTGCTGACCTACCAGACTTCCAAGGCCATGGTCCTGCGTCCCGCCATGAGGTAG